One genomic window of Campylobacter fetus subsp. fetus includes the following:
- a CDS encoding prepilin peptidase, which translates to MEIYYILFFIFSICIGSFCNVLIYRMPLAKSIIYPASHCPKCEHKLSYIHNIPLFSWIFLRGKCAFCKESISPIYPITELVCGLLGMFSLYISSNLINAILLGLCLILLFTLSVIDFKYSAVPESLLIITYFLAIFSTFDSENTIAFDESLLNSPFVISLIFAGAITIVKSVASAWINRNSAEIIEPMGDADTIIIAIIGALAGIGLGIFAIVLAAILQIILHILLKKQNKEVPFIPALSLSLFIILIFKTEFLQLLEIYLKFVGI; encoded by the coding sequence GTGGAAATTTATTATATTTTATTTTTCATATTTAGTATTTGTATAGGATCGTTTTGCAATGTTTTGATATACCGAATGCCTCTTGCAAAGAGTATAATCTACCCAGCTAGCCACTGTCCAAAATGCGAGCATAAATTAAGCTATATACATAATATTCCGCTATTTTCTTGGATATTTTTACGAGGTAAATGCGCATTTTGTAAAGAAAGTATTTCGCCTATTTATCCTATCACGGAACTTGTCTGCGGACTTCTTGGTATGTTTAGCCTATATATCAGCTCGAATTTAATAAACGCGATACTTCTTGGGCTCTGTTTAATTCTGCTTTTTACTCTTAGCGTTATTGATTTTAAATATAGCGCCGTACCTGAGAGTCTGCTTATTATAACTTATTTTTTAGCTATTTTCAGCACATTCGATAGCGAAAATACTATTGCATTTGACGAAAGTTTGTTAAATTCTCCATTTGTGATATCGTTGATATTTGCCGGAGCGATTACTATCGTAAAAAGCGTAGCAAGTGCTTGGATAAATCGAAATAGCGCCGAAATAATAGAACCTATGGGTGATGCCGATACTATAATAATAGCCATAATAGGTGCTTTGGCAGGAATCGGTCTTGGAATTTTTGCTATTGTTCTAGCTGCAATTTTACAGATAATTTTACATATTTTACTAAAAAAACAGAACAAAGAAGTGCCGTTTATCCCTGCTCTTAGCTTATCTCTTTTCATAATTTTGATTTTTAAAACAGAATTTTTGCAACTCCTTGAGATATATCTTAAATTTGTGGGGATATAA
- the truA gene encoding tRNA pseudouridine(38-40) synthase TruA, whose product MMKIALTYSYNGSKFKGSQTQPDKNAVEDCLNFALNRVGIFKPVVSSSRTDKGVHAISQVSCVECGEFWNERFERLKNQINKHTKPYIYIKNIQKVSDEFHPRYDAVARSYRYIIYHDEQNVFLADYVHFYKTLNIQRLNIALKLFIGKHDFTPFYKVGSGEKSTVREIFYAKAYQIYKTKDAKFSAKFKTQKPTLTIINFKANGFLRAQVRLMVANALQACKSDENLYKFISNFKEQKPLTRMPSPPNGLYLKRVFY is encoded by the coding sequence TTGATGAAAATCGCCCTCACCTACTCATACAACGGTTCTAAATTCAAAGGCTCGCAAACACAACCAGATAAAAATGCAGTTGAAGACTGTCTTAATTTTGCTTTAAATAGAGTTGGAATTTTTAAACCGGTCGTATCTAGTTCTCGCACGGATAAAGGAGTTCACGCTATATCTCAAGTATCATGTGTAGAGTGCGGAGAGTTTTGGAACGAAAGATTTGAGCGGTTAAAAAATCAGATAAATAAGCATACGAAACCATATATTTATATAAAAAACATACAAAAAGTAAGCGATGAATTTCATCCGCGTTATGACGCCGTTGCTAGAAGTTATCGCTATATCATATATCACGATGAGCAAAATGTATTTTTAGCAGACTATGTGCATTTCTATAAAACTTTAAACATACAAAGACTAAACATAGCTTTAAAACTATTTATAGGAAAACATGATTTTACACCGTTTTATAAAGTAGGAAGTGGCGAAAAATCAACAGTGAGAGAGATATTTTACGCAAAAGCTTATCAAATTTACAAAACAAAAGACGCCAAATTCAGCGCTAAATTTAAAACACAAAAACCGACTCTTACTATTATAAATTTCAAAGCAAATGGCTTTTTAAGAGCACAAGTAAGACTAATGGTAGCAAATGCTCTGCAAGCATGTAAAAGTGATGAAAATTTATATAAGTTTATCTCAAATTTCAAAGAGCAAAAGCCGCTCACTAGAATGCCCTCTCCGCCAAATGGATTGTATCTAAAACGGGTATTTTATTGA
- the uppS gene encoding polyprenyl diphosphate synthase: MNKLNHLAIIMDGNGRWAKKRGLVRTNGHQIGANVVEDIVSYCRKNSIKNLTLYAFSTENWKRPKSEVDFLMNLLKKFIKLKENMLLENNIRFSTIGNLEPLNEDLKFDILNLKEKTMNNSSLNLILAINYGSKDEIIRAIKKTLLYGEEINEASISKHLDTNEFGDVDLLIRTGAEQRLSNFLLWQASYAELCFTPTLWPDFNSDELNNIVKNYKNKHRKFGGL; the protein is encoded by the coding sequence TTGAACAAACTAAATCATCTAGCTATTATTATGGACGGCAACGGTAGATGGGCGAAAAAAAGAGGTCTAGTGCGTACAAATGGACACCAAATAGGAGCCAACGTAGTAGAAGATATAGTTAGTTACTGCCGCAAAAACAGCATAAAAAATTTAACACTTTATGCATTTAGTACAGAAAATTGGAAACGACCTAAATCCGAAGTTGATTTTTTGATGAATTTATTAAAAAAATTTATTAAATTAAAAGAAAATATGCTTTTAGAAAACAATATTCGCTTTAGCACGATAGGAAATTTAGAGCCGCTTAATGAGGATTTAAAATTTGATATATTAAATTTAAAAGAAAAAACTATGAATAACTCTAGTTTAAATTTAATTTTAGCTATCAACTATGGAAGCAAAGACGAGATAATAAGAGCGATTAAAAAAACCCTCTTATACGGTGAAGAAATCAATGAAGCATCCATATCAAAACATCTTGACACGAACGAATTTGGAGATGTAGATCTGCTCATAAGAACCGGCGCAGAGCAAAGGCTTAGCAACTTTTTATTATGGCAAGCAAGCTACGCAGAACTCTGTTTTACACCGACTTTGTGGCCTGATTTTAATAGCGACGAACTAAACAACATTGTAAAAAACTATAAAAATAAACATAGAAAATTCGGGGGATTATAG
- a CDS encoding LptF/LptG family permease: MNKVNKYLFASFLSTFASLFATLFLIMSIVFFIQIARITSYIEISFSELLKLYLFMLPQILLFTIPIGFFVSVAMSFFRLSKENESIVMFTLGQDPKNISNFFIFISFIVSVVMLINSLIVMPIAQNLNDNFIEYKKTKLSLNIKPSEFGQKFGSWMVFIEKQNDNNDSLKYENIVMYDVSDENERLITSQSGDIKNQNSNLELILKKGKMYDIRDNKWNISSYENMVIRTLIKDNKNEIYSLKEYWLKAFSDDKRAKDLSIYTLIALFPLASVMFALSFGIVTYRYEKGIIYFGIFGVLFAYFAFIMLFARQPIYAIPIIFIVSFVFSALTFSKKILMKY, encoded by the coding sequence ATGAATAAAGTAAATAAATACCTTTTTGCTAGTTTTTTGTCGACTTTTGCATCTTTGTTCGCAACTTTATTTCTTATTATGTCTATTGTATTTTTTATACAAATAGCAAGAATAACAAGCTATATAGAGATAAGCTTTTCAGAACTTTTAAAACTTTATCTATTTATGTTGCCTCAAATACTTCTATTTACTATTCCTATAGGATTTTTTGTATCTGTTGCAATGAGTTTTTTTCGACTTTCAAAAGAAAATGAAAGCATAGTAATGTTTACTTTAGGGCAAGATCCAAAAAATATATCTAATTTCTTTATATTTATATCTTTTATTGTATCGGTAGTGATGCTGATAAACTCATTGATAGTTATGCCTATAGCTCAAAATCTAAACGATAATTTCATAGAATACAAAAAAACAAAGCTAAGTTTAAATATAAAGCCAAGCGAATTTGGACAAAAATTTGGAAGCTGGATGGTATTTATAGAAAAACAAAATGACAATAATGATAGTTTAAAATATGAAAATATAGTAATGTATGACGTTTCAGACGAAAATGAAAGGCTCATCACATCACAAAGTGGAGATATAAAAAATCAAAACTCAAATTTAGAACTTATCCTTAAAAAAGGGAAAATGTATGATATAAGAGATAACAAATGGAATATCAGTAGCTATGAAAACATGGTAATTAGAACTCTAATAAAAGATAATAAAAACGAAATATACTCTTTAAAAGAGTACTGGCTAAAAGCATTCAGCGATGATAAAAGAGCAAAGGACCTTAGTATATATACACTTATTGCGCTGTTTCCATTGGCTTCAGTGATGTTTGCTCTTAGTTTCGGGATCGTTACTTATAGATACGAAAAAGGAATAATATATTTTGGAATATTTGGTGTTTTATTTGCGTATTTTGCTTTTATAATGCTATTTGCAAGGCAACCTATTTATGCTATTCCGATTATTTTTATAGTTAGTTTTGTATTTTCGGCTTTGACCTTTAGTAAAAAAATATTGATGAAATATTGA